In the Deltaproteobacteria bacterium genome, one interval contains:
- a CDS encoding RNA-binding transcriptional accessory protein: MNAEHLNRIAGQLSLPLRQVEAAARLLDAGDTVPFIARYRKEVTGSLDEVAITSIRDTMAQMEALDNRRDAILKSLREREILTEALEKSIVSADTLTTLEDIYLPYRPKRRTRATVAREKGLEPLATLIFEQSDETDPVAAAAGYIDPEKGVATAEEALAGCRDIIAEWVNEDQAAREGMRALYGRKGIFHCKVIPGKETEGAKFRDYFDWEEPVPAAPSHRILAMRRGEKEGVIDLRIEPPEAEALAVLEEMFVKGEGAASQQVKEAVHDGYKRLLSISMETEARLETKKRADEDAIKVFAGNLRELLLAPPLGQKRVMAIDPGIRTGCKAVCLDRQGKLLKTETIFLFKSENAKQEAGKTVQRLVEAHGVEAIAIGNGTAGRETEAFVRSLPLSADIPVVLVNESGASIYSASDAAREEFPDLDLTYRGAVSIGRRLMDPLAELVKIDPKSIGVGQYQHDVNQPALKRSLDDVVMSCVNGVGVEVNTASQQLLAYVSGLGPQLARNIVTHRDKNGAFSSREKLKEVSRLGPKAFEQSAGFLRIRDGENPLDASAVHPESYGIVEAMAMDLGLGVADLLTRDAVRERIDLNRYVTDTVGIPTLTDILAELARPGRDPRRQFEIFTFKEGVEKIEEVEPGMRLPGVVTNVTAFGAFVDIGVHQDGLVHISQLADRFVRDPNEVVKVHQQVTVRVLEVDLERKRISLSMKEGPVQPSEKGGKKSTPPGKRTQADAPKKRPPAPFNNPFAKSFNK, from the coding sequence ATGAATGCGGAACATCTCAACAGGATTGCGGGTCAGCTGAGTCTGCCGCTCCGGCAGGTGGAGGCCGCGGCCCGGCTGCTTGACGCAGGGGACACGGTCCCCTTCATTGCCCGGTACCGGAAAGAGGTCACCGGCTCCCTCGACGAGGTGGCCATCACGTCGATCCGCGACACCATGGCCCAGATGGAGGCCCTGGACAACCGGAGGGACGCCATCCTGAAATCGCTCAGGGAGCGGGAAATCCTTACGGAAGCGCTGGAAAAAAGTATCGTTTCTGCCGATACCCTGACTACCCTGGAGGACATCTATCTCCCCTACAGGCCCAAACGTCGCACCCGGGCCACGGTGGCCAGGGAAAAGGGACTGGAGCCCCTGGCAACCCTTATCTTCGAACAATCGGACGAGACCGACCCGGTGGCGGCCGCGGCCGGGTATATCGACCCGGAAAAGGGGGTGGCCACCGCAGAGGAGGCCCTTGCCGGGTGCCGCGACATCATTGCCGAGTGGGTGAACGAAGATCAGGCGGCCCGAGAGGGGATGCGGGCCCTCTATGGACGGAAAGGGATTTTTCACTGCAAGGTGATTCCGGGAAAGGAGACCGAAGGGGCCAAGTTCAGAGACTACTTTGATTGGGAAGAGCCTGTTCCGGCTGCGCCGTCGCACCGGATCCTGGCCATGCGCAGGGGGGAGAAGGAGGGCGTGATCGACCTGCGGATCGAGCCCCCTGAGGCGGAGGCCCTGGCCGTTCTGGAGGAGATGTTTGTCAAGGGAGAGGGCGCGGCGTCTCAACAGGTCAAAGAGGCGGTGCATGACGGGTATAAGCGGCTCCTCTCCATTTCCATGGAAACAGAGGCCCGGCTGGAGACCAAGAAACGGGCCGACGAGGACGCCATCAAGGTGTTTGCGGGTAATCTGAGGGAACTCCTCCTGGCCCCGCCCCTCGGGCAAAAGCGGGTCATGGCCATCGATCCCGGGATCCGCACCGGCTGTAAGGCGGTCTGTCTCGATCGCCAGGGCAAACTGCTGAAGACAGAAACCATATTCTTGTTCAAGTCTGAAAATGCCAAGCAAGAGGCCGGGAAGACGGTTCAGAGACTGGTGGAGGCCCATGGGGTGGAGGCCATCGCCATCGGGAACGGGACCGCAGGAAGGGAGACCGAAGCCTTTGTCCGGTCGCTCCCCCTTTCGGCCGATATCCCGGTGGTGCTCGTCAATGAGAGCGGGGCCTCCATCTATTCGGCATCGGATGCGGCCAGAGAGGAATTCCCCGATCTGGACCTGACCTACCGGGGGGCCGTATCCATCGGAAGGCGGCTCATGGATCCTCTGGCCGAACTGGTAAAGATCGATCCCAAGTCGATCGGGGTGGGCCAGTACCAGCACGACGTCAACCAGCCGGCCCTCAAGCGGAGCCTGGACGACGTGGTCATGAGCTGCGTCAACGGGGTGGGGGTGGAGGTTAACACGGCCAGCCAGCAGCTTCTTGCCTATGTGTCGGGCCTGGGTCCCCAACTGGCCCGAAATATCGTCACCCATCGCGATAAGAACGGCGCCTTTTCCTCCAGGGAGAAGCTCAAGGAGGTCTCCCGCCTGGGACCCAAGGCATTTGAGCAGTCCGCAGGGTTTCTCCGAATTCGGGACGGGGAAAACCCGCTGGATGCCAGTGCGGTTCACCCGGAATCCTACGGCATTGTGGAGGCCATGGCCATGGACCTCGGTCTCGGGGTGGCGGATCTCCTGACCAGGGACGCCGTTCGGGAGCGGATCGATTTGAACCGGTATGTGACGGATACCGTGGGAATCCCTACGCTGACCGATATCCTGGCCGAACTGGCCAGACCCGGGCGGGACCCGCGCCGCCAATTCGAGATCTTTACGTTCAAGGAAGGGGTGGAAAAGATCGAGGAAGTGGAGCCGGGCATGCGCCTCCCCGGCGTAGTTACCAATGTGACCGCGTTCGGGGCCTTTGTGGATATCGGGGTTCACCAGGACGGGCTGGTGCATATCAGTCAACTGGCGGACCGGTTTGTCAGGGATCCCAACGAGGTGGTGAAGGTCCATCAGCAGGTGACGGTCAGGGTCCTGGAGGTGGATCTGGAGAGAAAGCGGATCAGCCTTTCCATGAAGGAGGGACCTGTACAGCCATCTGAAAAGGGAGGGAAAAAATCAACGCCGCCGGGCAAAAGGACCCAGGCCGACGCCCCGAAGAAGCGGCCGCCGGCCCCGTTCAACAATCCCTTTGCCAAGAGTTTTAACAAATAG
- a CDS encoding DUF488 domain-containing protein, protein MMGTINLFTIGFTRKPAEAFFGRLQRAGVKRVIDIRLNNVSQLAGFTKRDDLRYFLKAIGGIDYIHLPELAPTQEIMDNFKKKKGDWSAYEKAFWSLLRQRKPEETLLRDLFDNACLLCSEDKPDHCHRRLVAEHLAETWGGVKIVHL, encoded by the coding sequence ATGATGGGTACCATAAATCTGTTCACCATAGGCTTCACCCGGAAACCGGCCGAGGCGTTTTTCGGCAGGCTGCAGAGGGCCGGGGTGAAACGGGTCATCGACATACGCCTCAACAATGTGTCGCAGCTCGCCGGTTTTACCAAGCGGGATGACCTTCGCTATTTTCTGAAGGCCATCGGTGGAATCGACTATATTCACCTGCCGGAGCTGGCCCCCACCCAGGAGATCATGGACAATTTCAAGAAAAAGAAGGGGGACTGGTCGGCTTACGAAAAGGCGTTTTGGTCCCTGTTACGCCAAAGAAAGCCCGAAGAGACCCTTTTAAGGGACCTGTTCGACAATGCCTGTCTCCTCTGCAGTGAGGACAAACCCGACCATTGCCATCGCCGCCTCGTGGCCGAACACCTGGCAGAGACATGGGGAGGGGTTAAAATCGTCCATCTCTAA
- a CDS encoding lipoate--protein ligase family protein, with translation METWRLLDTPPMTAAGNMALDETLVELKGQGRTPNTLHFLQFSPRAVLVGFHQSVSEEIRLDHCLEHGIDINRRVTGGGAILFDESQLGWEVICDKAFFDVKMPNNRLFRRLCEPVVTALRRLGLESSFRPRNDIEINGRKISGTGGTESDDAFLFQGTMLTDFDADAMLRSLRIPVEKLKAKEIDSVKERVTCLKWELGYVPELDAVKEAIRTGFSEHLGIRLEPGGLTQEEDRLFRQKLPYYRSRRWIDRVRTPAARHEVVRSAYKNEDGLVRFTFAADLQRNRVKDILITGDFLSFPTRALYDMEARLRGARLKRGELDGIIRGFFEEGRIRVPGMSCEDFLKPVDQVLQKIAIARHGIPLEYCNLISVTNGSFDEVLRRHPSVLLLPYCSKDLGCNLRHKKGCRACGKCSIGAAWTLGRLRRMKRICVVSFEDLIHELGRMKARGVSAFIGCCCQPFFTKHVDDFEKAGLPGILLDIDNTTCYELDQAKEAYAGQFESQTHVNLDLLNMVLNVDLDT, from the coding sequence ATGGAAACCTGGCGACTCTTAGATACCCCCCCCATGACGGCCGCGGGAAATATGGCCCTGGATGAGACCCTGGTGGAGCTGAAGGGTCAGGGAAGGACCCCCAATACCCTCCACTTCCTCCAGTTCTCCCCCCGGGCCGTGCTGGTGGGATTTCATCAATCCGTATCAGAGGAGATCCGGCTGGACCACTGCCTGGAACACGGGATCGACATCAACCGCCGGGTCACGGGCGGGGGCGCCATATTGTTTGATGAAAGCCAGCTCGGGTGGGAGGTGATCTGCGACAAGGCCTTTTTTGACGTGAAGATGCCCAATAACCGCCTTTTCAGGCGGCTGTGCGAGCCCGTGGTCACGGCCCTAAGGCGGTTGGGCCTCGAATCGTCTTTCAGGCCCCGCAATGATATCGAGATCAACGGGAGAAAGATCTCCGGCACCGGCGGGACCGAATCCGACGACGCCTTTCTGTTTCAGGGGACCATGCTGACCGACTTTGACGCGGACGCCATGCTCAGGAGCCTGCGGATTCCTGTGGAAAAATTGAAGGCCAAGGAGATCGATTCGGTAAAGGAACGGGTGACGTGTCTCAAATGGGAACTGGGCTATGTCCCGGAACTGGACGCGGTGAAGGAGGCCATCCGTACCGGCTTTTCAGAGCATCTGGGGATCCGGCTGGAACCGGGAGGGTTGACCCAAGAGGAAGACCGGCTTTTCAGACAAAAACTCCCATATTACCGGTCCAGGCGATGGATCGACCGGGTGCGGACCCCGGCGGCCCGCCATGAGGTGGTCCGGTCGGCCTACAAAAACGAGGATGGGCTGGTGCGGTTCACCTTTGCGGCGGACCTTCAGAGAAACCGCGTCAAAGACATCCTGATTACCGGGGACTTCCTCTCTTTTCCCACCCGGGCACTCTATGACATGGAGGCCCGGTTGCGGGGGGCGCGGCTGAAGAGAGGGGAGCTTGACGGCATTATTCGGGGGTTCTTTGAAGAGGGGCGGATCCGGGTCCCGGGGATGTCCTGCGAGGACTTCCTGAAGCCGGTGGACCAGGTGCTTCAGAAGATCGCCATCGCCCGGCACGGCATCCCCTTGGAATACTGCAACCTGATCTCCGTGACCAACGGTTCTTTCGATGAGGTGCTGAGACGACACCCGTCGGTCCTCCTCCTACCCTATTGCTCCAAGGACCTGGGCTGTAACCTGAGACACAAAAAGGGGTGCAGGGCGTGCGGCAAGTGTTCCATCGGCGCGGCCTGGACCCTCGGCAGGTTGCGGCGCATGAAGCGGATCTGTGTGGTCAGTTTCGAGGACTTGATCCACGAACTGGGCCGCATGAAAGCCAGGGGGGTATCGGCCTTTATCGGGTGCTGCTGCCAGCCCTTTTTTACCAAGCATGTGGACGATTTTGAAAAGGCCGGACTCCCCGGCATCCTTTTGGATATCGACAATACCACCTGCTATGAGCTGGACCAGGCAAAAGAGGCCTATGCGGGACAGTTTGAGAGCCAGACCCACGTGAATCTGGACCTCCTCAACATGGTGTTGAATGTGGACCTGGATACTTGA
- a CDS encoding M48 family metallopeptidase, producing MDLDYTIVRSPRRRKLTITVERDRSVVVHAPESTSGEKIHQVVDAKRQWIFEKMRHPQKYRDLPHPPGKEIVNGESALYLGRHYRIEVVKSGLSEIRFNQRFYIPADHAGKRQEVLREWYIQRAEAKIIPRVKHHARVLGVAYSKVKIVDNLYRWGSCTVNNNVNFNWRLMKAPMFVIDYAIIHELAHLIEANHTTRFWNIIRAQAPTMEKAKAWLKENGQLLEEAI from the coding sequence ATGGATCTTGATTACACCATTGTAAGGTCGCCCAGGCGCCGTAAACTGACCATCACAGTCGAACGGGACCGTTCCGTGGTCGTACATGCACCGGAATCGACATCGGGGGAAAAGATCCATCAGGTGGTGGACGCAAAGCGCCAATGGATTTTCGAAAAAATGCGCCACCCCCAGAAATACCGGGATCTGCCCCATCCTCCGGGAAAGGAGATCGTCAACGGTGAATCCGCCCTATACCTTGGCCGACACTACCGCATTGAAGTGGTCAAATCGGGGCTATCCGAGATTCGATTCAACCAGCGCTTTTATATCCCTGCCGACCACGCCGGAAAACGGCAGGAGGTTTTGCGGGAATGGTATATACAGCGGGCCGAGGCCAAGATCATCCCCAGGGTGAAACATCACGCCCGCGTGCTCGGTGTGGCCTATTCAAAAGTCAAAATAGTCGACAACCTTTATCGCTGGGGTTCCTGCACCGTGAACAACAATGTAAATTTCAACTGGCGCCTAATGAAAGCGCCCATGTTTGTCATTGACTACGCCATTATTCATGAGCTGGCCCACCTCATCGAGGCCAACCACACTACCAGATTCTGGAACATCATCCGCGCCCAGGCCCCGACCATGGAAAAGGCAAAGGCTTGGTTGAAAGAAAACGGACAGTTGCTGGAAGAGGCCATATAA
- a CDS encoding 4Fe-4S binding protein, giving the protein MTHHEVYQQLLAVMKKRGGGYSGMDIPEFYAMAEELFTPAEAEVNNAMPRGPFTAKDLAREMGRDEAELEKTLESMADKGLCVAVKMNGIQFYQSARFMPGILEFQFMPGLTTERHKKLARLIAAYKKACDQKTDATAVTFPPTRVITVDRAVAAGNQVHTYDQVETYIDQYDPIAVTTCYCRHAAVLRDEDIHGMPLDVCMQFGLGARFAIERLGGRKVTKEEAREVLKQSEEAGLIHMSMNTTEEVGFICNCDRWHCVSVKQALAKPKPALYFYSGFEPRFEAERCVACGTCLERCPAEALSLGEEGPPQVDRDRCFGCAVCATGCPSDAIAMVSRPGFPEIPKNGRALGEAIKASRSIGA; this is encoded by the coding sequence ATGACCCACCACGAGGTGTATCAACAGTTACTGGCGGTGATGAAAAAACGCGGGGGCGGCTACTCGGGAATGGATATTCCGGAATTCTACGCCATGGCGGAAGAACTCTTCACGCCCGCAGAGGCTGAGGTCAACAATGCCATGCCGCGGGGGCCTTTTACGGCCAAAGACCTGGCTCGGGAGATGGGCCGGGACGAAGCGGAACTGGAAAAAACCTTGGAGTCCATGGCCGACAAGGGACTGTGCGTGGCCGTCAAAATGAACGGGATCCAGTTTTACCAGAGCGCCCGGTTCATGCCCGGCATACTGGAGTTCCAATTTATGCCGGGATTGACGACCGAACGGCACAAGAAGCTCGCCCGGCTCATCGCCGCCTATAAAAAGGCCTGCGACCAGAAAACCGACGCAACGGCGGTCACCTTTCCGCCCACCCGGGTCATCACCGTGGACCGGGCCGTGGCCGCCGGGAATCAGGTCCATACCTACGACCAGGTGGAGACCTATATTGACCAGTACGACCCCATTGCGGTGACTACCTGCTACTGCCGTCATGCGGCCGTCCTGCGCGACGAGGACATTCACGGGATGCCCCTGGATGTCTGCATGCAGTTCGGCCTGGGCGCCCGGTTCGCCATCGAGCGGTTAGGCGGGCGGAAGGTAACCAAGGAAGAGGCCCGGGAAGTCTTGAAACAATCGGAAGAGGCCGGTCTGATTCACATGAGCATGAACACCACCGAAGAGGTGGGCTTCATCTGTAATTGCGACCGGTGGCACTGCGTGTCGGTAAAACAGGCACTGGCCAAGCCCAAACCCGCCCTCTATTTTTATTCCGGCTTTGAACCCCGTTTCGAGGCCGAGCGCTGCGTGGCCTGCGGGACATGCCTGGAACGGTGCCCGGCGGAGGCCCTCTCTCTGGGAGAAGAAGGACCCCCGCAGGTGGATCGCGACCGCTGTTTCGGTTGCGCCGTATGTGCCACCGGCTGCCCGTCGGATGCGATCGCCATGGTCAGCCGGCCGGGCTTTCCCGAAATCCCGAAGAACGGCAGGGCCCTGGGGGAGGCCATCAAGGCGAGCCGGAGCATTGGGGCTTGA
- the recQ gene encoding DNA helicase RecQ — MGDMPHHILKEVFGYDAFRPLQAEVIENVLSRRDTLVIMPTGGGKSLCYQIPALIFPGLTIVVSPLISLMKDQVEQLDQAGAPAAFLNSSLTTGQFRHNVQAVKEGTVKLLYMAPEALLRPGMLTLLSSLRVDCLTIDEAHCISEWGHDFRPEYRQLAGVRGRFPGAVCTALTATATPRVREDIKASLGFRDANEFVGSFNRENLFIRVDHKIDPFAQTVAFIQEFPDQSGIIYCFSRRQVDDLSTALHHRGYSVRPYHAGMSDADRNRNQELFIRDDVQIMAATIAFGMGIDKPNVRFVVHYDLPKNMEGYYQEIGRAGRDGLLSHCLLLFSYGDIQKVKHFIDQKPDHEQRIANIHLNAFLGFIETEACRRIPLLDYFGEAYPIKNCGACDNCLTDEKDLTDITIAAQKFLSCVKRTGERFGAGHIIDVLRGSQAKRVLGLRHHQLSTYGIGTEHSKKEWYYLSRQFIQKKLLNQDMEFGGLSLTENAWKVMKGREKVLGRLAEPRPDPEVQAAGAYDRALFDILRKERKRLADSANVPPYVIFPDRTLMEMATFFPQSEMRLMDIHGVGAAKQKTYGPLFLDMIRDYCKPRGIHETAKGTRKRPVHVSRRNGGAGL; from the coding sequence ATGGGGGATATGCCGCATCATATTCTCAAAGAAGTGTTCGGGTACGATGCATTCAGGCCGCTTCAGGCGGAGGTTATCGAAAACGTCTTGAGCAGACGCGACACCCTGGTCATCATGCCCACGGGCGGTGGCAAGTCGCTGTGTTATCAGATCCCTGCACTGATCTTTCCGGGCCTGACCATCGTTGTATCCCCTTTGATCTCCCTCATGAAAGACCAGGTGGAGCAGCTGGACCAGGCCGGGGCCCCGGCCGCATTCCTGAACAGTTCATTGACCACCGGACAATTCCGACACAATGTGCAGGCCGTGAAGGAGGGGACCGTCAAACTCCTCTACATGGCCCCCGAGGCCCTGTTGCGACCCGGCATGCTGACCCTTCTTTCGTCCCTTCGGGTGGACTGTCTGACCATTGACGAGGCCCACTGCATCTCGGAATGGGGGCACGACTTCCGGCCCGAATACCGGCAGCTTGCCGGGGTGAGGGGCCGCTTCCCCGGTGCGGTGTGTACGGCCCTCACGGCCACGGCCACGCCCCGGGTCCGGGAAGACATCAAGGCCAGTCTCGGGTTCAGGGACGCAAACGAATTTGTGGGGAGTTTCAACCGCGAAAACCTCTTCATCCGGGTGGACCACAAAATTGACCCTTTTGCGCAGACCGTGGCGTTTATCCAAGAATTCCCGGACCAGTCCGGGATCATCTACTGTTTCTCCCGCCGGCAGGTGGATGACCTTTCCACGGCCCTTCATCACCGGGGGTACTCGGTCCGGCCCTATCATGCGGGCATGTCGGATGCCGACCGGAACAGAAACCAGGAACTCTTTATACGGGATGATGTCCAGATCATGGCGGCCACCATCGCCTTCGGCATGGGTATCGACAAGCCCAATGTGCGGTTTGTGGTCCACTACGACCTTCCCAAGAATATGGAGGGCTATTACCAGGAGATCGGCAGGGCCGGCAGGGACGGCCTTTTGTCCCACTGTCTCCTCCTGTTCAGCTACGGCGATATCCAGAAGGTCAAGCACTTTATCGACCAGAAACCGGACCATGAGCAGCGGATCGCCAATATCCATCTGAATGCCTTTTTGGGGTTCATAGAGACGGAGGCGTGCCGGCGGATCCCTCTGCTGGATTATTTCGGGGAGGCGTATCCCATAAAAAATTGCGGGGCGTGCGACAACTGCCTGACGGATGAAAAGGACCTGACGGATATCACCATTGCCGCACAGAAATTTTTGTCCTGCGTCAAGCGGACCGGGGAACGGTTCGGGGCCGGCCACATTATCGATGTCCTGCGCGGATCCCAGGCCAAAAGGGTCCTCGGTCTCAGGCATCATCAGCTCTCCACCTACGGGATCGGGACGGAACATTCCAAGAAGGAGTGGTACTATCTCTCCCGCCAGTTCATCCAGAAAAAGCTCCTGAATCAGGATATGGAATTCGGGGGGCTCAGCTTGACCGAAAACGCCTGGAAGGTCATGAAGGGCCGGGAAAAGGTCCTGGGGCGGCTTGCGGAGCCCCGGCCGGATCCGGAGGTGCAGGCGGCGGGGGCATATGACAGGGCCTTGTTCGATATCCTCCGAAAGGAGCGAAAGCGTCTGGCCGACAGCGCCAATGTCCCCCCCTACGTAATCTTCCCTGACCGGACCCTGATGGAGATGGCTACCTTTTTTCCACAAAGCGAGATGCGGCTGATGGATATTCACGGGGTAGGCGCGGCCAAGCAGAAGACCTACGGACCTTTGTTCCTTGATATGATTCGGGACTACTGCAAACCCCGTGGAATCCATGAGACCGCTAAAGGGACGCGAAAAAGACCTGTTCACGTCTCCCGAAGAAATGGTGGAGCGGGCCTATGA
- a CDS encoding MaoC family dehydratase gives MASMRMRAVKGIRIGDRFCVTRTFTERDVIDFAETTRDYNPVHFDRRFTAIKNFRGRICHGLLVGSLLTEIGGQVGWLATEMNFKFKKPVYIGDTVTCELTIKKMNDRGFGEAEVVFTHSDGTVVIEAEVKGNLPGGPEREVMRQMLNGGDPTNPIGKACKVD, from the coding sequence ATGGCATCCATGCGGATGAGGGCTGTAAAGGGCATTCGGATCGGGGATCGGTTCTGTGTGACCCGGACCTTCACGGAACGGGATGTCATTGACTTTGCAGAAACAACCCGGGACTACAATCCCGTACATTTTGACAGGCGATTTACAGCGATCAAGAACTTCAGAGGAAGGATCTGCCACGGACTGCTGGTCGGGAGCCTGCTGACCGAGATCGGGGGGCAGGTGGGCTGGCTGGCAACGGAGATGAATTTCAAATTCAAAAAGCCCGTATATATCGGCGATACCGTCACCTGTGAGCTGACCATTAAAAAGATGAATGACCGGGGGTTTGGCGAGGCAGAGGTGGTATTCACCCATTCGGACGGCACCGTGGTCATCGAGGCCGAGGTAAAGGGAAATCTCCCCGGCGGACCTGAAAGAGAGGTCATGCGCCAGATGCTGAACGGGGGGGACCCGACCAATCCCATTGGAAAAGCGTGTAAAGTGGATTAG